The Luteolibacter arcticus genome includes a window with the following:
- a CDS encoding glycosyltransferase family 2 protein, producing MDFTIITPNLNYGRFLGDCLASVSAQEGVTLEHLIFDGGSTDDSATVAARFPHARWTQGKDSGMSQAINRGFDAAQGDWVMWLNADDRLKPGALATMVERLRRSTADIVYGDFDFIDESGKHLRTVRLPGWSAFVHVHHHCYIGSTAAFYRRASVIAAGHRLREDFRYVMDGEFFARLHAAGLSFEHLPVTVADFRLHGGNASMRHLGKTRDLDAILRAERQHVESRAIRRAYGTTLFDDPYLNGLADGVLWIAARGWKVALRTLGK from the coding sequence GTGGACTTTACGATCATCACGCCCAACCTGAACTACGGCCGCTTTCTGGGCGACTGCCTGGCAAGCGTGTCCGCGCAGGAAGGCGTGACCCTCGAGCACCTCATCTTCGATGGCGGCTCCACCGATGACAGCGCCACGGTAGCCGCGCGCTTTCCCCACGCACGCTGGACGCAGGGGAAGGACAGCGGGATGTCGCAGGCGATCAACCGTGGCTTCGATGCCGCCCAAGGCGATTGGGTGATGTGGCTGAATGCCGACGACCGCCTGAAGCCCGGTGCGCTGGCCACCATGGTCGAGAGGCTCCGCAGAAGTACGGCGGACATCGTATATGGCGACTTCGATTTCATCGACGAGTCCGGCAAGCACCTGCGGACCGTGCGCCTGCCGGGCTGGTCGGCCTTCGTTCACGTCCATCACCATTGCTACATCGGCTCGACCGCGGCGTTTTATCGCCGGGCCTCCGTGATCGCGGCGGGCCACCGGCTGCGCGAGGACTTCCGCTACGTGATGGATGGCGAATTCTTCGCCCGGCTCCATGCCGCAGGCCTGAGCTTCGAACATCTGCCGGTGACAGTGGCCGACTTCCGCTTGCACGGCGGCAATGCCTCGATGCGCCACCTCGGCAAGACCCGTGACCTCGACGCCATCCTGCGGGCAGAGCGCCAGCACGTGGAGTCCCGCGCGATCCGCCGGGCCTATGGCACCACCCTTTTCGACGACCCCTACCTGAACGGCCTCGCGGACGGCGTGCTGTGGATTGCCGCGCGCGGCTGGAAGGTCGCCTTGCGAACCTTGGGAAAATGA
- a CDS encoding glycosyltransferase, whose translation MRWFTCTPMDFGGGPDFFARDSGLLCRGFQEAGVESRAIMPGASRPDDEPDLIRTGYADLESPAWWRGHELDGVVLYAWGRAKFRKVAEAIREAGIFLVLNQDSGGLVSPRLDPAAWWREQLVVSGAGRTPGGWWRFSKRAARGLTIGLALSDPLRAAHLRAGNVIACVTPVAADHYRHFCRIYGGEDFAARVRVVPHPVNPLFRFDGSPKTRSLAVIGRWDDATQKRPELMMEAVTNLLDSDFEVTVDIVGHATAELRKWAEKRDRVRLHGRIAPEAIAEILSRAQVAWCPSAFESFHIASGEALCCGCSVVAAVSPSLAAFPWFVSEASGTLAATDDLAGHVAAIRSELSAWDHGRRDGAAISGTWQSRLHAPEVARLVISIAGER comes from the coding sequence ATGCGCTGGTTCACCTGCACCCCCATGGACTTCGGTGGAGGACCGGACTTCTTTGCACGGGACAGCGGGCTGCTTTGCCGCGGATTCCAGGAGGCGGGCGTCGAAAGCCGGGCGATCATGCCCGGTGCATCTCGGCCGGACGATGAGCCGGACCTCATCCGCACCGGCTACGCCGACCTTGAGAGTCCCGCATGGTGGCGCGGTCACGAACTCGATGGCGTGGTCCTCTACGCCTGGGGGCGGGCGAAGTTCCGGAAAGTGGCGGAAGCCATCCGCGAGGCCGGAATATTCCTCGTGCTCAATCAGGACAGTGGCGGGCTGGTAAGTCCTCGCCTCGATCCCGCCGCGTGGTGGCGCGAACAGCTCGTCGTTTCCGGCGCGGGCCGCACTCCGGGCGGATGGTGGCGCTTCTCAAAGCGAGCCGCCCGCGGCCTGACCATCGGGCTAGCTCTATCCGATCCATTGCGGGCCGCGCATCTCCGTGCCGGAAATGTCATCGCGTGTGTGACCCCGGTGGCGGCGGATCATTACCGCCACTTCTGTCGCATCTACGGCGGCGAGGACTTTGCCGCGCGGGTGCGGGTGGTGCCGCATCCGGTGAATCCGTTGTTCCGGTTTGATGGAAGTCCGAAGACACGGTCCCTCGCAGTGATCGGCCGGTGGGATGATGCGACCCAGAAGCGCCCGGAGCTGATGATGGAAGCAGTTACGAATTTGTTAGATTCTGACTTTGAAGTGACCGTGGACATCGTCGGCCATGCGACTGCGGAGCTACGAAAGTGGGCGGAGAAGCGGGACCGCGTGCGATTGCACGGCCGGATCGCGCCGGAAGCCATTGCCGAGATCCTGTCTCGTGCGCAGGTCGCGTGGTGCCCATCGGCCTTCGAATCCTTTCACATCGCGAGCGGCGAGGCCTTGTGCTGCGGGTGCTCGGTGGTGGCAGCGGTCTCGCCGTCCTTGGCCGCGTTCCCGTGGTTTGTGAGCGAGGCTTCGGGCACTCTGGCAGCAACGGATGACCTGGCGGGCCATGTGGCGGCGATCCGCAGCGAATTGAGCGCCTGGGACCACGGACGTCGCGATGGCGCAGCCATCTCAGGCACGTGGCAATCCCGCCTGCACGCACCGGAAGTGGCGCGCCTCGTCATTTCGATTGCCGGGGAGAGATGA
- a CDS encoding VanZ family protein gives MRRAFLPILPLALLLLLAGTWWAWQHRFEIDPAHPHLTLHDLERSLALEPGAAWEAAPGGETGLVLHSGTTSHPAVQLLPLPLSGPVQFLMFDFAVQARGLTPGPMPWSDGRLMIEWHAPGKPMDPQYLAAARSDQSSGSACLVVRCHHGPAVPVLRVEHLGTSGSFHVPYCRIDTVRESAWWTVGRWFLLGGWFTWTAVLAGWGRTSGPGRPLLAAGVWLFCASQWAVPGPWQSLRPLGPFFAVSEPAGRASFTAPAAPPQKSPASQAGPASAAPAEALGELPFGGSLLLEIKDRIKQARPLFHLLLFFGPALVFALLIGRRKSVLFAALLAGVIEGSQYLFGYGFDSSDWFDLSFDSLGVVLALFVHARVSRWWQARKAASEFASDETSSASQPT, from the coding sequence GTGCGCCGCGCGTTCCTCCCGATCCTGCCGCTCGCCTTGCTCCTGCTGCTGGCAGGGACGTGGTGGGCGTGGCAGCACCGGTTCGAGATCGATCCGGCCCACCCTCACCTCACGCTCCACGACTTGGAGCGCAGTCTGGCCCTCGAGCCCGGAGCTGCGTGGGAGGCGGCTCCCGGCGGAGAGACCGGGCTGGTCCTTCATTCAGGCACGACCTCCCACCCCGCGGTGCAGTTGTTGCCGCTTCCGCTGTCGGGGCCAGTGCAGTTCCTGATGTTCGATTTCGCCGTGCAGGCGCGCGGCTTGACGCCCGGCCCGATGCCGTGGTCCGACGGCCGGCTGATGATCGAGTGGCATGCGCCCGGGAAACCGATGGACCCGCAGTACCTCGCTGCGGCCCGCAGCGATCAATCTTCCGGTTCGGCATGCCTCGTGGTCCGCTGTCATCATGGCCCGGCGGTTCCGGTGTTGCGGGTGGAGCACCTGGGCACCTCGGGCTCCTTCCACGTGCCTTACTGCCGGATCGATACCGTCCGCGAAAGCGCTTGGTGGACCGTAGGGCGCTGGTTCCTCCTCGGCGGTTGGTTTACCTGGACCGCCGTGCTCGCGGGCTGGGGGCGCACCTCCGGCCCTGGTCGTCCGCTGCTGGCCGCGGGCGTATGGCTCTTCTGCGCTTCCCAATGGGCGGTGCCCGGTCCGTGGCAATCGCTCCGTCCGCTCGGCCCGTTCTTTGCGGTCAGCGAACCTGCGGGCAGGGCGTCGTTCACTGCTCCTGCCGCGCCGCCGCAAAAATCACCCGCTTCTCAAGCAGGCCCGGCTTCCGCGGCACCCGCCGAAGCACTGGGCGAATTGCCATTCGGCGGAAGCCTGCTGTTGGAAATCAAGGACCGCATCAAGCAAGCGCGGCCCTTGTTTCACCTGCTGCTTTTCTTTGGGCCGGCCCTCGTCTTCGCCTTGCTGATCGGTCGCAGGAAAAGCGTCCTGTTCGCGGCACTGCTGGCCGGGGTGATCGAGGGGTCCCAATACCTTTTCGGTTACGGCTTCGACTCGTCCGACTGGTTCGACCTTTCGTTCGATTCCCTCGGGGTGGTGCTGGCGTTGTTCGTGCACGCCCGCGTCTCCCGTTGGTGGCAGGCGCGAAAGGCGGCCAGTGAGTTCGCCTCGGACGAGACGTCGTCAGCCAGCCAGCCGACCTAG
- a CDS encoding glycosyltransferase: MNPSPPTPTPRVAAVFACYNRRDTALECARRLKAQTRPLDRLIVADNASTDGSAEALRGLGWEALEVLDIGDNLGNAGGIQAAMEHAFAQGLDAVWILDDDSWPRSNALEEMLRSPWRDDVVIHPLQEDPATGRFTWPLQVVAKDGSVSLIHSRDGLSDQPLIRSRGVWTGAMVPKKIRDAAGPVKGELFIRGEDEEYPWRIERAGFATYAVPAAVMDHPGPADLVEWRFLGRRLFLERGLADWKLHYKVRNMVWLKRRQAGAAGALAMALAYAVCVAKVDGPARLPLVWRAFRDGWQGKLGRLAG, translated from the coding sequence ATGAACCCGTCTCCTCCAACGCCAACGCCTCGTGTCGCAGCGGTCTTCGCCTGCTACAACCGCCGCGACACCGCGCTCGAGTGCGCCCGCCGGCTCAAAGCCCAGACCCGGCCGCTCGACCGCCTGATCGTGGCCGACAATGCCTCGACCGATGGTTCGGCGGAGGCCTTGCGAGGGCTCGGCTGGGAAGCGCTGGAAGTGCTCGATATCGGCGACAACCTCGGCAACGCCGGCGGCATCCAGGCAGCGATGGAGCATGCCTTCGCCCAAGGCTTGGATGCCGTGTGGATTCTCGATGACGACTCGTGGCCGCGGTCGAATGCCCTTGAGGAAATGCTGCGCTCACCGTGGCGCGATGACGTCGTGATTCATCCGCTTCAGGAAGACCCGGCGACCGGCCGCTTCACGTGGCCGCTGCAAGTGGTGGCCAAGGATGGCTCGGTTTCCCTCATTCATTCCCGCGATGGACTCTCCGACCAGCCGCTCATCCGGAGCCGCGGCGTGTGGACCGGAGCGATGGTCCCGAAGAAGATTCGCGATGCCGCCGGCCCTGTGAAGGGCGAGCTCTTCATCCGCGGTGAGGACGAGGAGTATCCCTGGCGCATCGAGCGGGCGGGCTTTGCGACCTACGCGGTGCCCGCCGCGGTGATGGATCACCCCGGCCCCGCGGATCTGGTGGAGTGGCGCTTTCTCGGCCGACGCCTTTTCCTCGAGCGCGGCCTCGCCGACTGGAAGCTCCACTACAAGGTGCGCAACATGGTCTGGCTGAAGCGCCGCCAAGCCGGTGCCGCGGGCGCGCTCGCCATGGCGCTGGCGTATGCGGTCTGCGTCGCGAAGGTCGATGGCCCGGCGCGGCTGCCGCTGGTATGGCGCGCCTTCCGCGATGGCTGGCAGGGCAAGCTAGGTCGGCTGGCTGGCTGA